From a single Rhinolophus ferrumequinum isolate MPI-CBG mRhiFer1 chromosome 15, mRhiFer1_v1.p, whole genome shotgun sequence genomic region:
- the GCSH gene encoding glycine cleavage system H protein, mitochondrial isoform X1: protein MALRSARSVRAAACSLRAASAPVAPCAPRPWGLRVGAVRTLRTGPNLLSVRKFTEKHEWITTENGIGTVGISNFAQEALGDVVYCSLPEVGTKLNKQDEFGALESVKAASELYSPLSGEVTEINEALAENPGLVNKSCYEDGWLIKMALSNPSELEGLMSEEAYEKYIKSIEE, encoded by the exons ATGGCGCTGCGATCGGCGCGGAGCGTGCGGGCGGCGGCCTGCAGCCTGCGCGCCGCCTCGGCGCCCGTCGCGCCCTGCGCGCCGCGGCCCTGGGGCCTGAGGGTGGGCGCCGTCCGGACGCTGCGCACCGGCCCCAACTTGCTCTCGG TGCGTAAATTCACAGAGAAACATGAATGGATAACAACAGAAAATGGTATTGGAACAGTGGGAATCAGCAATTTTGCACAG gaagCTTTGGGAGATGTTGTTTACTGTAGTTTGCCTGAAGTTGGGACAAAATTGAACAAACAAG ATGAGTTTGGTGCTTTGGAAAGTGTGAAAGCTGCTAGTGAACTCTATTCTCCTCTATCAGGAGAAGTAACTGAAATTAATGAAGCTCTTGCAGAAAACCCAGGACTTGTCAACAAATCTTGTTATGAAGATG GTTGGCTGATCAAGATGGCGCTCAGTAATCCCTCAGAACTAGAGGGGCTGATGAGTGAAGAAGCCTACGAGAAGTACATAAAGTCTATTGAGGAGTGA
- the GCSH gene encoding glycine cleavage system H protein, mitochondrial isoform X2, whose product MKQSKFPLCQTLQLLPLKMRKFTEKHEWITTENGIGTVGISNFAQEALGDVVYCSLPEVGTKLNKQDEFGALESVKAASELYSPLSGEVTEINEALAENPGLVNKSCYEDGWLIKMALSNPSELEGLMSEEAYEKYIKSIEE is encoded by the exons ATGAAGCAAAGCAAATTTCCTTTGTGTCAGACTTTGCAACTTCTTCCACTGAAGA TGCGTAAATTCACAGAGAAACATGAATGGATAACAACAGAAAATGGTATTGGAACAGTGGGAATCAGCAATTTTGCACAG gaagCTTTGGGAGATGTTGTTTACTGTAGTTTGCCTGAAGTTGGGACAAAATTGAACAAACAAG ATGAGTTTGGTGCTTTGGAAAGTGTGAAAGCTGCTAGTGAACTCTATTCTCCTCTATCAGGAGAAGTAACTGAAATTAATGAAGCTCTTGCAGAAAACCCAGGACTTGTCAACAAATCTTGTTATGAAGATG GTTGGCTGATCAAGATGGCGCTCAGTAATCCCTCAGAACTAGAGGGGCTGATGAGTGAAGAAGCCTACGAGAAGTACATAAAGTCTATTGAGGAGTGA